The following are encoded in a window of Impatiens glandulifera chromosome 5, dImpGla2.1, whole genome shotgun sequence genomic DNA:
- the LOC124938164 gene encoding ankyrin repeat protein SKIP35-like, with amino-acid sequence MQKEKIMRGSNGLYLSNKDNPKEPPISFETDHDSGIGIEKTEIVQFTHEQGDGMANERDVHHQKKLCRQDRVELRRLYQTAVSSRDWDLAESLISLADLQMLNDALCISLDSIWFLSTEEELHGITGLIEKTVANGAHDFTRAALRTSFLASCVFACQSRTMSLADTVTVMALRLHERLQECNGDEVLKAEAAAKVQKFTEWALKCIGFHSRSGNDNGDTTGRQTSSVEIQLQLSAFKVFLDISGSHLSGKDFTEAFDAACFPLTLFSSSFDPGWASGLSATAIQGLLGMLVEGGADNVNQCFLEASRFGSTELVRILLQIAQRNSLDVDVDLGLGFASHYGKIGTMECLVEEGNAMAFLGPMMRAAERGCMQVVEWFVKRGCRDMELCLALTAATSSSQLEIVSYLLPHVPLHILAALSIEIIKAAGERSSGGSLEGVSYLLRSNFLGDPSATYAVADSIARADDEDESIAPELRSFLMEHWSEEAFMEGLKMGEEHYLNVVRILKWGESGICLRDLPGPLKVAVAYLPLYRECVKEGGGVGGDWLYSRRLMGQLVAAVRSLEGWAAVEDDVGGEGREMLGVLEHHLPLFLVKSKSRSF; translated from the exons ATGCAAAAGGAAAAGATCATGAGAGGTAGTAATGgtttatatttatcaaacaagGATAATCCAAAAGAGCCACCAATTTCATTTGAGACTGATCATGATTCTGGAATTGGAATAGAGAAGACAGAAATTGTTCAATTTACACATGAACAAGGCGATGGTATGGCGAATGAAAGAGATGTGCATCATCAGAAGAAACTCTGTCGACAAGACAGGGTTGAGCTTCGACGTTTATACCAAACTGCAGTTAGTTCTCGCGATTGGGATCTTGCTGAAAGCTTGATCTCATTGGCAGATCTTCAGATGCTTAACGATGCCTTGTGCATTTCATTGGATTCAATATGGTTCTTAAGCACAGAAGAAGAGTTACATGGGATTACTGGATTAATCGAGAAAACAGTAGCAAATGGTGCCCATGATTTCACAAGAGCTGCTCTTAGAACTTCTTTCCTTGCTTCATGTGTTTTTGCCTGCCAGAGTAGAACAATGAGTTTAGCAGATACAGTTACTGTAATGGCTCTAAGGTTGCACGAGCGTCTACAGGAATGCAACGGAGATGAGGTTTTGAAAGCAGAAGCAGCTGCAAAGGTTCAAAAGTTCACAGAATGGGCTTTAAAATGTATAGGATTTCATTCACGCAGTGGCAATGACAATGGAGATACAACAGGCAGACAAACCTCATCCGTTGAGATCCAACTTCAGTTATCTGCTTTTAAAGTGTTTCTAGATATTTCTGGAAGCCATCTAAGTGGAAAGGACTTTACAGAGGCATTTGATGCAGCTTGCTTTCCTCTcaccctcttctccagttcATTTGATCCTGGTTGGGCTTCTGGTTTATCAGCTACAGCAATTCAAGGGTTGTTAGGGATGTTGGTTGAAGGTGGTGCAGACAATGTTAATCAGTGTTTTCTTGAAGCTTCCCGTTTTGGAAGCACAGAACTCGTCCGCATACTCTTGCAG ATTGCACAAAGGAACAGCTTGGATGTGGACGTTGACTTGGGTCTTGGATTCGCATCCCATTATGGGAAGATAGGAACAATGGAATGTCTAGTTGAAGAGGGTAATGCAATGGCGTTCTTGGGTCCAATGATGAGAGCAGCCGAAAGAGGTTGCATGCAAGTGGTTGAATGGTTTGTGAAAAGAGGTTGTCGAGACATGGAACTATGTCTAGCCTTAACAGCCGCGACATCAAGTAGTCAACTTGAGATCGTCTCCTACCTCTTACCCCACGTCCCCCTTCACATCCTAGCAGCTCTAAGTATCGAAATCATAAAAGCCGCCGGAGAGAGGAGTTCCGGCGGATCACTGGAAGGAGTATCATATCTCCTCCGATCAAATTTCCTAGGGGATCCTTCCGCCACTTATGCTGTTGCAGACAGCATTGCTCGAGCAGACGACGAGGACGAATCGATTGCTCCCGAGCTTAGATCATTCCTAATGGAACATTGGTCGGAGGAGGCTTTTATGGAGGGTTTGAAAATGGGTGAAGAACATTATTTGAATGTGGTTAGGATATTGAAATGGGGTGAGTCTGGGATTTGCTTGAGGGATCTTCCTGGACCGTTGAAGGTGGCGGTGGCTTACTTGCCGTTGTATAGGGAATGTGTGAAGGAAGGAGGTGGAGTGGGTGGGGATTGGTTGTATTCGCGGCGGTTGATGGGACAGTTGGTGGCGGCGGTTAGGAGTTTGGAGGGTTGGGCGGCGGTGGAAGATGATGTTGGGGGAGAGGGGAGAGAGATGTTGGGTGTTTTAGAACATCATTTGCCTCTGTTTTTGGTTAAGTCTAAGTCTAgatcattttaa